The Methanobrevibacter woesei genomic interval TGAAGACTCTGTTTACGGTGAAGATGTTGTCTTAAACATTAGTAGTAGTGTTCCTGGCTATGTAGCTATTATTATTGATGGAAGATACACTATTGGTTATATTGATGGTGAAGTATCCCTTGAACTTCCATATATTGCTGTTGGGGACCATGAAGTTAGTGTAATCTTTATTGGTGATGGAAACTATGAATCCTCACAGGCAAACACCACTTTCACTGTAGATAAAGCAGAATCTGATGTTACTGTTAATATTCCTGTTATTGGTGAGGATTATGTGATTATCTCCACTATCTTTGAAAATGATGCTACCGGGGAAGTCACAGTCACTATTAATGGTGAAAGCGTTACTGCTGAGCTTGTAAACGGTTTACAAGTAATCTACATCCCAAATCTTGGTGCTGGTGATTATCTTGTTGAAATCACC includes:
- a CDS encoding Ig-like domain-containing protein translates to EDSVYGEDVVLNISSSVPGYVAIIIDGRYTIGYIDGEVSLELPYIAVGDHEVSVIFIGDGNYESSQANTTFTVDKAESDVTVNIPVIGEDYVIISTIFENDATGEVTVTINGESVTAELVNGLQVIYIPNLGAGDYLVEITYSGDENYNELTTNTTFTINETLVLSAEDTTLYYKNGSTFDVAVTDDGEAVVGVDVIFTVNGAEYVRVTDGEGVASLDVNLAPGVYTITASYGGLSVTRNVTVLSTIVSEDLTKYYRNDSQFDVVILD